A segment of the Flavobacterium azooxidireducens genome:
TCAATTTTGCTGTTTTTAGTTCCTGCCGATGCTGCAGACATCAAAAAAGAGTACGAAATTTTATTAGATGAACTCCGACGATACAACCCGGAAATGTTGGATAAAGATCGAATTTTAGTTGTTTCCAAATGTGATATGTTGGATGATGAACTCAAAGCAGAACTTGAAAAACAAATGAAAAAAGAGTTCAAGGGAGTGAAATACCATTTTATATCTTCTGTTGCACAACAAGGTTTACAAGAATTAAAAGATATGTTGTGGAAAATGTTGAACGAAGAATGATTAAAAAATTATATATTTCTTACAAAAGCATCCTAAATGAGGTGCTTTTTTTATGGAATTCTAAAAAATAAGTTAAAAAATAGAAAAACGTAATTGAATTTTGAAACAAAAAAGAACTACTGAATACAAATTAAAGTATATTCGCAAATATTAAAAATGAATCAAAAAATGAAAAAAATTATTTTAAGTTTTGTGGCATTAATTGCTTTTGCTCCGGCAACCGTTTTTGCTAACGAAGGAATGTGGTTTTTAATGCATATTCAACGTCTAAACCAACGTGATATGCAAAAAATGGGATTGCAATTAACCGCAGAAGAAATTTACAGCGTAAACAATTCCAGTTTAAAAGATGCAATCGTTCAATTTAATGGCGGATGTACGGCAGAAATGATTTCCAAAGACGGTTTGGTTTTAACTAATCACCACTGTGGATATGATGCAATTGCTGAATTATCTTCGCCTGAAAGTAACTATTTACGTGACGGATTTTGGGCTCAAAATCGCAAAGCCGAATTAAAGCCAAAAAGTTTATTCGTGCGTTTCTTTGTTCGTATGGACGATGTAACGAAAAGAATTTTAGGTGTTGTAAATGATAAAATGACCGAAGCAGAACGTGAAGCTGCTATCAATCAAGAAACAGCAAAAATTCAAAAAGAAAATGACGGTGGCGGAAAATATACTGTTTCTGTTCGTCCGTTTTTCCAAGGAAATGAATATTATTATTTTGTGTATGAAGATTTTACCGATGTTCGTTTAGTTGGTACTCCAACTGAAAGTATCGGAAAATTTGGGGGTGATACAGACAACTGGGAGTGGCCTCGTCACACAGGAGATTTCGCTTTGTTCAGAGTATATGCAGATACAAACGGAAATCCTGCTACTTTTTCTGAAAACAATGTTCCATTAAAACCAAAACACCATTTACCAATCAGTTTAAAAGGTGTGCAAGAAAATGATTTTGCAATGATTTTAGGTTATCCTGGTCGAACAAACCGTTGGATGCCGGCTGAAGGAATTGAGCAAAACGTAAAATATGCTTATCCTGCTTGGGTTGAAGGGTCAAAAATGTCGATGGACAAAATGAAAACGCACATGGATAAAGACGATGCAGTTCGTTTACAATATGCTTCAAAATATGCTCAAATTGCTAATTATTGGAAGAATCGACAAGGAATGATTGATGCTCTTTCTCAATTTAAAACAGCTGATTCTAAAAGAAAAGTTGAAAAGAAATTTGATAAATGGGCAAATAGCAAAGCAAATAAAGAAAAATACGGAACAGTTATAAAAGACATCAACGCTTATTACGCTCTAACGAATGAAAAAGCTAAACATGATAATTATTTGATGACTTTTTTACGTGGTTCGGCTTTTGGAGTTTTACCTGGTCGTTTAGGAACGCAACTTACCAATTATGCTAAAGCAGATGCTGCTCAAAGAACACAAATGAAACCTCGTTTAGTAGAAATGATTGAAGGAACATTTGAAACCGTTTATTTGCCTGTTGAAAAAGACGTAATGGCTGGTCAATTAGCACTTTATGCTGATAAAGGAAAAGGATATAAATTGGCTCCAAGCGTTGCTGAATTAGTAGCAAACAAAACTGATTTAGCAAGCTATGCTTCAAACGCAATTGATTTAAGTTTATTTACTTCAAAAGAACGTTTATTAGCCTTTTTAGAAATTCCGAATGTAGAATTAATCAATAACGATCCATTGTACAAATTGTC
Coding sequences within it:
- a CDS encoding S46 family peptidase; its protein translation is MKKIILSFVALIAFAPATVFANEGMWFLMHIQRLNQRDMQKMGLQLTAEEIYSVNNSSLKDAIVQFNGGCTAEMISKDGLVLTNHHCGYDAIAELSSPESNYLRDGFWAQNRKAELKPKSLFVRFFVRMDDVTKRILGVVNDKMTEAEREAAINQETAKIQKENDGGGKYTVSVRPFFQGNEYYYFVYEDFTDVRLVGTPTESIGKFGGDTDNWEWPRHTGDFALFRVYADTNGNPATFSENNVPLKPKHHLPISLKGVQENDFAMILGYPGRTNRWMPAEGIEQNVKYAYPAWVEGSKMSMDKMKTHMDKDDAVRLQYASKYAQIANYWKNRQGMIDALSQFKTADSKRKVEKKFDKWANSKANKEKYGTVIKDINAYYALTNEKAKHDNYLMTFLRGSAFGVLPGRLGTQLTNYAKADAAQRTQMKPRLVEMIEGTFETVYLPVEKDVMAGQLALYADKGKGYKLAPSVAELVANKTDLASYASNAIDLSLFTSKERLLAFLEIPNVELINNDPLYKLSSDLLDHYNKKSDELKAAEEKYQSGFRKLVAGLQESKLSPILYPDANSTLRLSYGKVRSLPADKRNDAKINNYTTLEGMVKKHKAGDPEFDLSQPLIDLYNKKDFGQYADKAGYMPVNFLSDNDITGGNSGSPVLNGKGELIGLAFDGNIEAMAGDVIFDDKLQRTINVDIRFVLFIIEKYAGAKHIIDELTIVK